A single Mustela lutreola isolate mMusLut2 chromosome X, mMusLut2.pri, whole genome shotgun sequence DNA region contains:
- the EBP gene encoding 3-beta-hydroxysteroid-Delta(8),Delta(7)-isomerase, with product MTTNASPLHPYWPRHLRLDNFVPNDCPTWHLLAGLFSVSGVLVVTTWLLSGRAAVVPLGTWRRLSLCWFAVCGFIHMVIEGWFSLYHEDLLGDQAFLSQLWKEYAKGDSRYILSDNFTICMETITACLWGPLSLWVVIAFLRQQPLRFVLQLVVSVGQIYGDVLYFLTEQRDGFQHGELGHPLYFWFYFVFLNGLWLVLPGILVLDSVKKLAHAQSMLDTKTTKAKSKLN from the exons ATGACCACCAACGCCAGCCCCTTGCACCCATACTGGCCTCGGCACCTGAGGCTGGACAACTTTGTGCCTAATGACTGCCCCACTTGGCATCTCCTTGCGGGCCTCTTCTCCGTCTCTGGGGTCTTGGTTGTGACCACATGGCTGTTGTCAGGTCGTGCTGCAGTCGTCCCACTGGGGACTTGGCGGCGACTATCCCTGTGCTGGTTTGCAGTGTGTGGGTTCATTCACATGGTGATTGAGGGCTGGTTCAGCCTCTACCACGAAGACCTTCTTGGAGACCAAGCTTTCTTATCCCAACTCT GGAAGGAGTATGCCAAGGGAGACAGCCGATATATCCT GAGTGACAACTTCACGATATGCATGGAGACCATCACAGCTTGCCTTTGGGGACCACTCAGCCTATGGGTGGTGATCGCCTTTCTCCGCCAGCAGCCCCTCCGCTTTGTCTTACAGCTCGTGGTCTCTGTAG GTCAGATCTATGGGGATGTGCTCTATTTCCTAACAGAGCAGCGGGATGGATTCCAGCATGGGGAGCTGGGCCACCCGCTCTACTTCTGGTTTTACTTTGTCTTCTTGAACGGCCTGTGGCTGGTGCTGCCTGGAATCCTTGTGCTCGATTCTGTAAAGAAGCTTGCTCATGCCCAGAGCATGCTGGACACCAAAACCACAAAAGCCAAGAGCAAGCTGAATTAA